A single window of Plasmodium malariae genome assembly, chromosome: 8 DNA harbors:
- the NOT5 gene encoding CCR4-NOT transcription complex subunit 5, putative, with protein MNDKSDQYKNNSIKKNEKKKNNNNKKLSLSSQKLLERNSFKLQELIEVSYKNCIKKSDRDLFRQYTPRMLWGNPCKYFPTTPLSEFQSPKLFEKLHLDTLFFIFYYQAGTYQQHLAAKELKKKSWKYHKKYTTWFLPYDNNVTISNDKMEQGTYLSFDYESTWSKQIKNDFSFDHKYLEDEITV; from the exons ATGAATGATAAGAGTGATcaatataagaataattccataaaaaaaaatgaaaagaaaaaaaataataataataaaaagttgtCCTTGTCATCTCAAAAGTTGCTCGAAAggaatt CATTTAAATTACAAGAATTAATTGAAGTGAGTTATAAAaattgcataaaaaaaagtgataGGGACCTGTTCAGACAATATACCCCCAGAATGTTGTGGGGAAACCcttgtaaatattttcctACCACACCGTTATCAGAATTTCAAAG CCCTAAACTGTTTGAAAAGCTCCACTTGGATacgttattttttatattctattaCCAAGCA GGTACCTATCAACAACATTTAGCGGCGAAAGAACTGAAAAAGAAATCGTGGAAATATCATAAAAAGTACACAACTTGGTTTTTACCTTATGACAATAATGTTACAATTTCAAATGACAAAATGGAACAAGGCACATATCTGTCTTTTGATTATGAATCGA CTTGGTCAAAACAGATAAAGAACGATTTTTCGTTTGATCATAAATACTTGGAAGATGAAATAACAGTCTAA